A single Penaeus chinensis breed Huanghai No. 1 chromosome 7, ASM1920278v2, whole genome shotgun sequence DNA region contains:
- the LOC125027254 gene encoding proteasome subunit beta type-1-like: MCSEVQSAQDYMRDPRKHYFSPYMDNGGTTVAIAGEDFVMVASDTRLSRGFNILSREQGKVFNLTPKTMLASTGCWADVLTLNKVLQARLMMYSHEHHDTMSTTAVAQLLSTMLYWRRFFPYYVSNMLVGLDESGKGVVYHYDPVGHMEKLTFSAAGASVSLIQPFLDNQVGAFNMEGVDPPKMTKELARQLIHDSFVSAAERDINTGDGIIIYTITKDGTSEENIKLRMD, translated from the exons ATGTGTTCAGAGGTGCAGAGTGCGCAGGACTACATGAGGGATCCCAGGAAACATTACTTCTCTCCGTACATGGACAATGGAGG AACCACGGTAGCTATTGCTGGAGAGGATTTCGTCATGGTTGCCAGTGATACACGACTGTCCCGAGGATTCAACATTCTCTCGCGTGAACAAGGCAAAGTTTTCAACTTGACTCCCAAGACAATGTTGGCTTCTACTGGCTGTTGGGCAGATGTCCTCACTCTCAACAAAGTGTTACAAGCAAGGCTTATG ATGTACTCTCATGAACACCATGATACGATGTCTACAACTGCTGTTGCCCAGTTGCTGTCTACAATGTTATATTGGAGAAGGTTCTTCCCATATTATGTATCCAACATGCTTGTAGGATTAGATGAAAGTG GCAAAGGAGTTGTTTATCACTATGATCCAGTAGGCCATATGGAGAAGCTGACTTTCAGTGCTGCAGGAGCATCTGTATCACTCATTCAGCCGTTCCTGGACAATCAAGTTGGTGCCTTTAACATGGAGGGTGTGGATCCTCCTAAAATGACCAAG GAACTTGCTCGCCAGCTGATTCATGATTCCTTTGTGTCTGCTGCTGAGCGTGACATTAATACTGGAGATGGCATCATTATTTACACCATAACTAAGGATGGAACttcagaagaaaatataaagttGCGCATGGATTAG
- the LOC125027293 gene encoding equilibrative nucleoside transporter 4-like → MMNGDVYGRFGSDDDDDDEHDGPGRHISPPEDPWHLIYIALVLAGVGFLLPYNSFTIAVDYFKQRYPESTIVFDISIVYIFVAFGAVLLNNLFVELVPLNIRIIFGYIVSLLMLIFVSFFEIWWPDTFPEHVSYKITLFSVSVVAFGCTVQQSSFYGYTSMLPKRYTQAVMTGESTAGLIISGNRILTKLLLDDQRTNTLIFFVVSIAFVFLCLITHIAVQKTTFIQFYLNLCRTSEDRDDLKRITLEPSEDATLVDIGGGFHGGGSANSSYGGTVTTSDSTATFHSAATLPVCASVDPIDSTAPSYRVEHIIMGRVRGGYTSTYTRSIRLWSAIKRGVIARWQVGRNVWQYMVSIALAYFVTLCLYPGIETEVLSCRLQSWMPVVMMAVFNLFDFIGKVLSSLPYDWTRRQLVGGSLVRILLVPIMMMCAAPRISPIIPGEATPLMVSAMLGISNGVLGSVPMILAPTKVQDDHRELTGNIMTLSYYVGLTLGASVAYGLDDILGEPLPNPCGDKVATTLSYETTTHHFLPQLPSNYSRLFY, encoded by the exons ATGATGAATGGTGATGTCTATGGACG CTTTGggagtgatgacgatgatgatgatgagcacgATGGACCCGGGCGGCACATTTCCCCACCTGAAGACCCTTGGCATCTCATTTATATAGCTCTTGTGCTGGCAGGAGTTGGCTTTCTCTTACCTTACAATAG TTTTACAATCGCAGTTGATTACTTCAAACAACGCTATCCAGAATCCACAATTGTTTTTGACATTTCCATTGTATACATCTTTGTTGCATTTGGGGCTGTGCTCTTAAACAACCTGTTTGTGGAACTGGTACCCCTTAACATCAGAATTATATTTG GATATATTGTGTCATTACTTATGTTGATCTTCGTCAGCTTCTTTGAAATTTGGTGGCCTGACACTTTCCCAGAACACGTCTCCTACAAAATcaccctcttctctgtctcagtTGTGGCATTTGGTTGTACAG TTCAGCAGTCAAGTTTTTATGGATACACCAGCATGCTTCCAAAGCGATACACTCAGGCCGTTATGACAGGAGAGA GCACAGCTGGACTAATCATCTCGGGGAACCGTATTTTGACAAAATTGCTCTTGGACGATCAGCGAACAAATACGCTGATCTTCTTTGTTGTCTCCATCGCTTTTGTCTTCCTCTGCCTCATTACTCATATTGCTGTTCAGAAGACAACATTTATACAG TTTTATCTAAACTTATGCCGTACAAGTGAAGACAGAGATGACCTCAAGAGAATTACTTTAGAGCCATCAGAAGATGCTACTCTA GTCGACATAGGAGGGGGCTTTCATGGCGGTGGAAGTGCTAATAGTTCATATGGAGGGACAGTGACAACCTCTGACTCAACAGCCACTTTCCACTCTGCTGCCACCTTGCCTGTTTGTGCCTCTGTAGATCCAATTGATTCTACAGCTCCAAGCTACAGAGTGGAACACATCATCatggggagagtaagaggaggttatacatctacatatacaagaTCAATTAGGCTTTGGTCTGCTATTAAGA GAGGAGTTATTGCTCGTTGGCAAGTTGGCCGGAATGTTTGGCAATACATGGTCTCAATTGCATTAGCTTACTTCGTCACCTTATGCCTTTACCCAGGGATTGAGACCGAAGTGTTATCATGCAGACTTCAGTCTTGGATGCCTGTAGTCATGATGGCAGTCTTTAATCTATTTGACTTCATTGGCAAG GTTTTATCTTCATTGCCCTACGACTGGACACGCCGTCAGTTGGTCGGTGGATCACTGGTGCGAATTTTACTGGTTCCAATCATGATGATGTGTGCTGCACCTCGCATTTCTCCCATTATACCTGGTGAGGCCACACCCTTGATGGTGTCTGCCATGCTGGGGATTTCAAATGGTGTTCTTGGTTCAGTTCCCATGATCTTAGCACCTACTAAGGTTCAAGATGACCATCGGGAACTTACTGGGAACATAATGACACTCTCATATTATGTTGGGTTGACCCTTGGTGCCAGTGTTGCCTATGGTCTTGATGATATATTAGGTGAACCCCTACCAAATCCCTGTGGAGACAAGGTAGCCACAACATTGTCATATGAAACAACTACGCACCACTTTTTGCCACAGTTACCCTCAAATTACTCAAGGTTATTTTATTAG